One window of the Brevundimonas goettingensis genome contains the following:
- a CDS encoding TonB-dependent receptor, whose translation MTTVRSRLLATSAMITALGMAAPALAQTAPAQTPQTDDGATQVEEVVVTGFRGSLERALSIKRNANEVVDTIVAEDMAKFPDNNLAESLARVPGVAITRTGGEGSQISVRGLGPDFTRVRINGIEAQATTGSNRGRGFDFNVFASELFSQLDVRKTPSANVEEGSLGATVDLHTARPFSQSGFKAAMSAQGAWNDLSEATNPRLAGLVSNRWDTPLGEFGASFSVAYSEKTTLQNGASTGLWNFGSADGGWCDPVARPTLCAGTNTAARATASLDSTRYPRFLRYQDYRLETKRTGITGTLQWRPQESTLVTFDVLYSKFEGERNERQLESIGLSRAASQGGKPETVVRDIVLDGNGTAVFMALDNVDIRSENYIDIYDTTFQQYTLNVEQQFGDKLTVTALGGYVKNDFNNAIDYIVQMDRQNTDGYSYDFRPGGQYFPAINYGFDVTDPNQWYIGPTTTAAGGTGASGPDIRLRPNWNDNIYKTAQLDFKYEWSDNLTLLGGIQAKQYEFIGRGQRLASESNIPAIPAGYNMTSLTEAYCGFQGLSLPSGTPNCWRSPSLSAIAEAYGVFSNTGRFALSETVSSARGDNRTVTEDDQAAYLLAQFKLTALGMPIRGDIGFRRVHTKQESGFYSTVPTAVNPSGFEWTVVGREYDDNLPSMNLVFEPAEDFLIRFGAAKVMARPGLAQISAATNVSVAGGSRTVSTGNPNLEPYRANTYDLAFEWYPARGSIFSAGFFYKEISTYIQNITTTGTFASTGLPDSLLAGTGVAATDSFQISNVINTPGGPLQGAELNVQQALTFLPWKFSNLGVLLNYTYVKSDIDYFVSTTAGSATVTQPLLNLSKNAFNTTIYYEEGPFQARVSLNYRDKYLTAVPSSYNTDVAGVKATTFIDFSTSYKWGDNLTFTVEGINLTNEPTISYTDSSAERLSDYFQSGRQFYAGVRYAF comes from the coding sequence ATGACGACTGTTCGCTCACGCCTGCTCGCCACGTCGGCGATGATCACCGCGCTCGGCATGGCCGCGCCCGCACTGGCGCAGACCGCGCCCGCCCAGACGCCGCAAACCGACGACGGGGCGACCCAGGTCGAGGAAGTCGTCGTCACCGGCTTCCGTGGCAGCCTGGAACGCGCGCTGAGCATCAAGCGCAACGCCAACGAAGTCGTCGACACCATCGTCGCCGAAGACATGGCCAAGTTCCCGGACAACAACCTCGCCGAATCCCTTGCCCGCGTGCCGGGCGTGGCCATCACCCGTACGGGCGGCGAAGGCTCGCAGATCTCGGTGCGCGGCCTGGGTCCGGACTTCACCCGCGTCCGCATCAACGGCATCGAGGCCCAGGCCACGACCGGTTCGAACCGCGGCCGCGGCTTCGACTTCAACGTCTTCGCATCGGAGCTGTTCAGCCAGCTGGACGTGCGCAAGACCCCTTCGGCCAACGTCGAGGAAGGTTCGCTGGGCGCGACCGTCGACCTGCACACCGCCCGCCCCTTCTCGCAATCCGGCTTCAAGGCCGCCATGTCGGCCCAGGGCGCCTGGAATGACCTGTCGGAGGCCACCAACCCGCGCCTCGCCGGCCTGGTTTCGAACCGCTGGGACACGCCGCTGGGCGAGTTCGGCGCCTCCTTCTCGGTCGCCTATTCCGAGAAGACCACCCTGCAGAACGGCGCCTCGACCGGCCTGTGGAACTTCGGCTCGGCCGACGGCGGCTGGTGCGACCCGGTCGCCCGCCCGACCCTGTGCGCCGGCACCAACACCGCCGCCCGCGCCACGGCCAGCCTGGACAGCACCCGCTACCCGCGCTTCCTGCGCTACCAGGACTACCGGCTGGAGACCAAGCGGACCGGCATCACCGGCACCCTGCAATGGCGCCCGCAAGAGTCGACCCTGGTCACCTTCGACGTCCTGTACTCGAAGTTCGAGGGCGAGCGGAACGAGCGCCAGCTCGAGTCGATCGGCCTGAGCCGCGCGGCCTCGCAAGGCGGCAAGCCCGAGACCGTCGTCCGCGACATCGTTCTGGATGGTAACGGCACCGCCGTCTTCATGGCGCTCGACAACGTCGATATCCGTTCCGAGAACTATATCGACATCTATGACACCACCTTCCAGCAGTACACGCTGAACGTCGAACAGCAGTTCGGCGACAAGCTGACCGTCACGGCGCTGGGCGGCTATGTGAAGAACGACTTCAACAACGCCATCGACTATATCGTCCAGATGGACCGTCAGAACACCGATGGCTATTCGTACGACTTCCGTCCCGGCGGCCAGTACTTCCCGGCCATCAACTACGGCTTCGACGTCACCGATCCGAACCAGTGGTACATCGGCCCGACCACGACGGCGGCCGGCGGCACCGGCGCCAGCGGCCCGGACATCCGTCTGCGTCCGAACTGGAACGACAACATCTACAAGACCGCCCAGCTCGACTTCAAATACGAGTGGTCCGACAACCTCACCCTGCTGGGCGGCATTCAGGCCAAGCAGTACGAGTTCATCGGTCGCGGCCAGCGCCTGGCCAGCGAGAGCAACATCCCGGCCATCCCGGCAGGCTACAACATGACCAGCCTGACGGAAGCCTATTGCGGCTTCCAGGGCCTGAGCCTGCCGTCGGGCACCCCGAACTGCTGGCGCTCGCCGAGCCTCAGCGCGATCGCCGAAGCCTATGGCGTCTTCTCCAACACGGGCCGGTTCGCCCTGTCGGAGACGGTCTCCAGCGCCCGCGGCGACAACCGCACGGTCACCGAGGACGACCAGGCCGCCTATCTGCTGGCCCAGTTCAAGCTGACCGCCCTGGGCATGCCGATCCGCGGCGACATCGGCTTCCGCCGCGTCCACACCAAGCAGGAGTCGGGCTTCTATTCGACCGTTCCGACCGCGGTGAACCCTTCCGGCTTCGAGTGGACGGTCGTCGGTCGCGAGTATGACGACAACCTGCCGTCGATGAACCTGGTGTTCGAGCCGGCCGAGGACTTCCTGATCCGCTTCGGCGCCGCCAAGGTCATGGCGCGTCCGGGTCTGGCCCAGATCTCGGCGGCGACCAATGTTTCGGTTGCCGGCGGTTCGCGCACGGTCTCGACCGGCAACCCGAACCTGGAGCCCTACCGCGCCAACACCTACGACCTGGCGTTCGAATGGTATCCGGCCCGGGGTTCGATCTTCTCGGCGGGCTTCTTCTACAAGGAGATCTCGACCTACATCCAGAACATCACCACCACCGGCACCTTCGCCTCGACCGGCCTGCCGGACTCGCTGCTGGCCGGCACCGGTGTGGCCGCGACGGACTCCTTCCAGATCTCCAACGTGATCAACACGCCCGGGGGCCCGCTGCAGGGCGCCGAACTGAACGTCCAGCAGGCCCTGACCTTCCTGCCCTGGAAGTTCTCGAACCTGGGCGTTCTGCTGAACTACACCTACGTCAAGTCGGACATCGACTACTTCGTCTCGACGACGGCCGGTTCGGCGACGGTGACCCAGCCCCTGCTGAACCTGTCCAAGAACGCCTTCAACACGACGATCTACTACGAAGAAGGTCCGTTCCAGGCCCGCGTGTCGCTCAACTACCGCGACAAGTACCTGACCGCCGTGCCCTCGTCGTACAACACCGACGTGGCGGGCGTGAAGGCGACGACGTTCATCGACTTCTCGACCAGCTACAAGTGGGGCGACAACCTCACCTTCACCGTGGAAGGGATCAACCTGACCAACGAGCCGACGATCTCCTACACGGACTCCTCGGCGGAACGGCTCAGCGACTACTTCCAGAGCGGGCGTCAGTTCTACGCCGGCGTCCGGTACGCCTTCTGA
- a CDS encoding PAS domain-containing protein has translation MFHSGTQTLIDHWTALPEARRIPARADFQPMAFGPLTPQLFMVEREGARLRLAGAWVERVHGRPLGGADWLSVWREESRPMVAAAMVQAIREARPVVLAADAARMEGVLEIVVAPLRNRAGEADRLVGLYQPVNRADREAEDVGALHARLSIGVGPIARAPLSLAAVDGRRIA, from the coding sequence ATGTTCCATTCCGGTACGCAAACCCTGATCGACCACTGGACCGCCCTGCCCGAGGCGCGGCGCATCCCCGCGCGCGCCGACTTCCAGCCGATGGCCTTCGGCCCGCTGACGCCCCAGCTGTTCATGGTCGAACGCGAAGGCGCGCGGCTGCGGCTGGCGGGCGCCTGGGTCGAACGCGTGCACGGTCGCCCCCTGGGCGGCGCCGACTGGCTGTCGGTCTGGCGCGAAGAGAGCCGACCGATGGTCGCGGCCGCCATGGTCCAGGCCATCCGCGAAGCCCGCCCGGTCGTCCTCGCCGCCGACGCCGCCCGCATGGAGGGCGTGCTCGAAATCGTCGTCGCGCCCCTCAGGAACCGCGCCGGAGAAGCGGACCGGCTGGTCGGCCTCTACCAGCCCGTGAACCGCGCGGACCGCGAGGCCGAAGACGTCGGCGCCCTGCACGCAAGACTGTCGATAGGCGTCGGCCCGATCGCCCGCGCGCCCTTGAGTCTCGCCGCAGTCGACGGCCGCCGCATCGCCTGA
- a CDS encoding M16 family metallopeptidase translates to MISPRRLLLLAASSTALLTGAALPAWAEIAAPAPVSAPTATPSDPWAQTASDLTPDAGVRFGVLPNGMRYAIMHNATPPHQAALRLRIDAGSLSERDDQQGLAHFLEHMAFNGSTHIAEGDMTKNLERLGMSFGGDTNAQTSFDQTTYMLNLPNTSDEVVDASLFSLREVASELLFASDAVDRERGVIEGEERTSDSPGLRSLKALLPFLAPGQRLADRLPIGDLNIIRTAPRDRFVDFYRAYYRPERATLVAVGDFDVDAMEAKIRAKFGDWTNTAANGADPDLGQIQPRQPETLIHVEPGGQSSAQIFWTVPHDDAPDNSAERRKSVVRSLASAVLNRRLSDIGRQPNPPFIGAGGGYQSLFNALDAGSLSVAFNPGEWKPAIEAVEQEERRLVQYGVTASELNRELTEFRTALTAVAAGAATRQTPSLAAGLVNSVNDDEVFTNPNDDLKRFNEIAPTITVDEVNEAARKTFSGNGPLVFVTSPVPIEGGEAAVTAALEASRATPVTAPVIAADVQWPYADFGTPAQPSHQSEIADLGATLVTFPNGVRMTVKPTTFADKQILITVRAGNGYLDLPTDRPTPVTWAAGSEMTEGGLGKLTAIQLDQVTAGNVVGVSFGADQNAFQFGGSTQPQDLNLQMQLMAAYFTDAAWRPEPFAKTKAAFPQALAQYRATPAGAFSLAAAGLLAGNDPRFGLPTADQISAASLDDMRQIVSQSLSRGPIEIVIVGDIAVADAVAAVGSTFAALPARTPAATPSAQALRVGFPAPTAEPVQLHHTGLPTQALGYVAWPSVDSIGDRKPARIVNLLARVLQLRVTDEIREKQGAAYSPGAAATSSLVFPDYGYVFIQVETPPEALPVFFQTADAIAAGLRDAPVTEDELNRARLSAIESIRRSQAGNGYWLGALKGVQTDPTQIEAIRTVISDLEAITPADLQKAAQTYLQPDRAWRAEVTAETAAPATAAPAAQ, encoded by the coding sequence ATGATCTCCCCTCGCCGCCTTCTGCTGCTCGCCGCCTCGAGCACGGCCCTCCTGACCGGGGCGGCGCTGCCCGCCTGGGCGGAGATCGCGGCGCCCGCCCCCGTTTCCGCGCCTACGGCCACCCCGTCGGATCCCTGGGCCCAGACGGCCAGCGATCTGACGCCCGACGCGGGCGTGCGGTTCGGCGTCCTGCCCAACGGCATGCGCTATGCGATCATGCACAACGCCACCCCGCCGCATCAGGCGGCGCTGCGCCTGCGCATCGACGCCGGCTCCCTGTCGGAGCGCGACGACCAGCAGGGTCTGGCCCACTTCCTTGAACACATGGCCTTCAACGGTTCGACCCATATCGCCGAGGGCGACATGACCAAGAACCTCGAACGGTTGGGCATGTCCTTCGGTGGCGACACCAACGCCCAGACCAGCTTCGACCAGACCACCTATATGCTGAACCTGCCCAACACCTCCGACGAGGTGGTGGACGCCAGCCTCTTCTCCCTGCGCGAGGTGGCGTCGGAGCTGCTGTTCGCCTCGGACGCCGTCGACCGCGAACGCGGCGTCATCGAGGGCGAGGAGCGCACCAGCGACAGCCCCGGCCTGCGTTCTCTCAAGGCCCTGCTGCCCTTCCTCGCCCCCGGCCAGCGGCTGGCAGACCGCCTGCCGATCGGCGACCTGAACATCATCCGCACCGCCCCGCGCGACCGGTTCGTCGACTTCTACCGCGCCTACTACCGCCCCGAGCGCGCCACTCTGGTCGCGGTCGGCGACTTCGACGTCGACGCCATGGAGGCGAAGATCAGGGCGAAGTTCGGCGACTGGACCAATACCGCCGCCAACGGCGCCGATCCGGATCTGGGCCAGATCCAGCCACGCCAGCCCGAGACCCTGATCCACGTCGAGCCCGGCGGCCAGTCCTCGGCCCAGATCTTCTGGACCGTGCCTCATGACGACGCGCCGGATAACAGCGCCGAGCGCCGCAAGTCGGTCGTGCGCAGCCTGGCCTCGGCGGTGCTGAACCGCCGGCTCAGCGATATCGGACGCCAGCCCAATCCGCCCTTCATCGGCGCCGGCGGCGGCTATCAGTCCCTGTTCAACGCCCTCGACGCGGGCAGCCTGTCGGTCGCCTTCAACCCGGGCGAATGGAAGCCGGCAATCGAGGCCGTCGAGCAGGAAGAGCGCCGTCTTGTCCAGTACGGGGTCACCGCGTCCGAGCTGAACCGTGAACTGACCGAGTTCCGCACCGCCCTGACCGCCGTCGCCGCCGGCGCCGCGACGCGCCAGACCCCCAGCCTGGCCGCCGGCCTGGTCAATTCGGTCAACGACGACGAGGTCTTCACCAACCCCAACGATGACCTGAAGCGGTTCAACGAGATCGCCCCGACCATCACCGTGGACGAGGTCAACGAAGCGGCGCGCAAGACCTTCAGCGGCAACGGGCCTCTGGTCTTCGTCACCTCCCCCGTGCCCATCGAGGGCGGCGAGGCCGCCGTCACCGCCGCCCTGGAAGCCTCGCGCGCCACCCCGGTGACCGCCCCGGTCATCGCCGCCGACGTCCAATGGCCCTATGCCGACTTCGGGACCCCGGCCCAGCCGTCCCACCAGAGCGAGATCGCCGATCTGGGCGCGACCCTGGTGACCTTCCCCAACGGGGTGCGAATGACGGTCAAACCGACCACCTTTGCCGACAAACAGATCCTGATCACGGTGCGCGCCGGCAACGGCTATCTGGACCTGCCCACCGACCGGCCTACCCCGGTCACCTGGGCCGCGGGCTCCGAAATGACCGAGGGCGGCCTCGGCAAGCTGACCGCCATCCAGCTGGATCAGGTCACGGCGGGCAATGTCGTCGGCGTCAGCTTCGGCGCCGACCAGAACGCCTTCCAGTTCGGCGGCTCGACCCAGCCGCAGGACCTGAACCTGCAGATGCAGCTGATGGCGGCCTATTTCACCGACGCCGCCTGGCGGCCCGAGCCCTTCGCCAAGACCAAGGCCGCCTTCCCGCAAGCCCTGGCCCAGTATCGCGCCACCCCGGCGGGCGCCTTCAGCCTGGCCGCCGCGGGCCTTCTGGCCGGGAACGACCCGCGCTTCGGTCTGCCGACGGCGGATCAGATCTCGGCCGCCAGCCTGGACGACATGCGCCAGATCGTCAGCCAGTCCCTCTCGCGCGGACCGATCGAGATCGTGATCGTGGGCGACATCGCCGTCGCCGACGCCGTCGCGGCGGTGGGCTCGACCTTCGCCGCCCTGCCCGCCCGCACGCCCGCCGCGACGCCTTCGGCCCAGGCCCTGCGCGTCGGCTTCCCGGCGCCGACGGCCGAACCGGTTCAGCTGCACCACACCGGCCTGCCGACCCAGGCCCTGGGCTATGTCGCCTGGCCGAGCGTGGACTCCATCGGCGACCGCAAGCCCGCCCGGATCGTCAACCTGCTGGCCCGGGTGCTGCAGTTGCGCGTCACCGACGAGATCCGCGAGAAACAGGGCGCGGCCTATTCGCCGGGGGCGGCTGCGACCTCGTCGCTGGTGTTCCCCGACTACGGCTATGTCTTCATTCAGGTGGAGACCCCGCCCGAGGCCCTGCCCGTCTTCTTCCAGACCGCCGACGCCATCGCCGCGGGCCTGCGCGACGCCCCGGTCACCGAGGACGAACTGAACCGCGCCCGCCTGTCGGCGATCGAGTCGATCCGCCGCAGCCAGGCCGGCAACGGCTATTGGCTGGGCGCCCTGAAGGGGGTGCAGACCGACCCGACCCAGATCGAGGCCATCCGCACCGTCATCTCGGATCTGGAGGCCATCACCCCCGCCGACCTGCAGAAGGCCGCCCAGACCTATCTGCAGCCCGACCGCGCCTGGCGCGCCGAGGTGACCGCCGAGACCGCGGCGCCCGCGACGGCGGCTCCCGCCGCCCAATGA
- the hfaD gene encoding holdfast anchor protein HfaD: MARPAPIRTAGMLAATVMCVAAAATEASAQTAPGALVLNNQLQLGDVVSGQTLNVEGATDQVTVSNAATGNSLSGATEGVDLDVRNVQTMNGNTRATTEINPTGDTGGIINATTQANGNYLAGGGYGGNLAIDSDQRVGPSEITASTAIRGGTARLLGGANVTAAATGNAAALAGNVGVISGAVHQVSDASVRAENLAETQYIPAGAVFGAQAINNAAAVNGEDQSGQSIYIGQRSTGDAVTANTSANAGNAWDLTGASVATANQAVIANKGGSVVARTQQENFSAVASTAVTTAYDYGRAVASAEGTGNAASVGNNDKYLELDNSQINSGGVEVRAEFSGAQGYDAYVSANAAGNSVTGYACAECQATLNATNNQTNDGNVSASANTTISGANRNVITGSNAVGNAATFYVSRPGQ; the protein is encoded by the coding sequence ATGGCCAGACCCGCGCCGATCCGAACCGCTGGCATGCTGGCCGCGACGGTGATGTGCGTCGCAGCAGCCGCTACTGAGGCTTCGGCCCAGACGGCGCCCGGCGCCCTGGTCCTGAACAATCAGCTGCAGCTCGGCGACGTCGTCAGCGGCCAGACCCTCAATGTCGAGGGCGCGACCGATCAGGTGACCGTGTCCAACGCGGCGACGGGCAACAGCCTGTCGGGCGCGACCGAGGGCGTGGATCTGGACGTTCGCAACGTCCAGACGATGAACGGCAACACCCGCGCCACGACCGAGATCAATCCCACCGGCGACACGGGCGGCATCATCAACGCCACGACCCAGGCCAACGGCAACTACCTGGCCGGCGGCGGCTATGGCGGGAACCTGGCCATCGATTCCGACCAGCGCGTCGGCCCGTCCGAGATCACGGCCTCGACCGCCATCCGCGGCGGGACCGCCCGCCTGCTGGGTGGGGCCAATGTCACCGCCGCCGCGACCGGCAACGCCGCCGCCCTGGCCGGCAATGTCGGGGTCATCTCGGGCGCCGTGCATCAGGTGTCGGACGCCTCGGTGCGCGCCGAGAACCTGGCCGAGACCCAGTACATCCCCGCCGGGGCCGTGTTCGGCGCCCAGGCCATCAACAACGCCGCCGCGGTCAACGGCGAGGACCAGTCGGGTCAGTCGATCTATATCGGCCAGCGCTCGACCGGCGACGCGGTCACGGCCAACACCAGCGCCAACGCCGGCAACGCCTGGGACCTGACCGGCGCCTCGGTGGCCACGGCCAACCAGGCGGTCATCGCCAACAAGGGCGGCTCGGTCGTCGCGCGGACGCAGCAGGAGAATTTCTCCGCCGTCGCCTCGACCGCCGTCACCACCGCCTATGACTACGGCCGCGCCGTGGCCTCGGCCGAGGGCACGGGCAACGCCGCCTCGGTGGGCAACAACGACAAATACCTTGAGCTGGACAACAGCCAGATCAACTCGGGCGGGGTCGAGGTCCGGGCCGAGTTCTCGGGCGCCCAAGGCTATGACGCCTATGTCTCGGCCAATGCGGCGGGCAACTCGGTCACGGGCTATGCCTGCGCCGAATGCCAGGCCACGCTGAACGCCACCAACAACCAGACCAACGACGGAAACGTCAGCGCCTCGGCCAATACGACCATCTCGGGCGCCAACCGCAACGTCATCACCGGCTCCAACGCCGTCGGCAACGCCGCGACCTTCTACGTCTCGCGCCCCGGCCAGTAA